The genomic stretch CTTCATTTTTTGCTGAATAATATTCCAACCATCCGCTGAAGGAACTGCTGTACGATTTGAAAGCTCGCTTTGGGCAAGCGCATCTATGTAATCAAAGTCTTCCATTGGATTGTTTTGTGGTTTGTAATTGGTCTTTTAAAATTGTGCGCGCTCTGAATAAACGTGTTTTGGAGGTTGCTTCTGGTATTTTTAGCAACGCTGCTATTTCTTTGTGTGTGTATCCTTCTATTGCATATAGGTTGAAAACGAGTTTAAATTCCATCGGAAGTTGTTCAATGAGTCGTTGAATTTCCGACGTTTCTTCCATCGGTTTTTGGTAGGTTTTTTGCTTTTGTAGAATTTCCTCACTTTGAGAAGCAATACGGAATTTTTTCTTTCGCAGAAAAGATAAACTTTCGCGCACCATAATTTTACGAACCCAACCTTCAAAGCTTCCTTCTGATTTGTATTTTTTTATATTGAAAAAGACTTTTACAAAACCATTGTTCATAGCTTCTTCTGCAACTGTTTTATCGGAAATAAAGTTTTGACACGCAGCCAACATTTTAGGCGCAAGAGCTTCATAAACTGCTTTTTGCGCTAGTTCATCGCCCTTGACTAAACCTTTTATGTTATGTGTTCCTGCGTGTGTGTTTTCCAAAAACGTTTGGTCTATTTGATTGTTTTGTATTTGAATTGCTCTTAACAACTCGTCGATCTGATTGTAATTGGAATTATGAAAAACTCATCAATTGTCAAATAATACACACGTACATAGATTGTTTGTTCTGGCAACGTGTTTTGATACGAACTTTGCGATAGCGGATTTGTTTCCGTATCGGCGTCTGTTACTGTTTCGTAGAACGCAATGGTGTCATCTGTTGTTAATTCGGCTAAATCTTCGATTTGTAGAATGCAAGGTATGTAATCTTGAAATACAAATTCAGAAATTTCAGATCCAACTACGTCTTCGCATTCCGAAAAGATGAGTTGTGTACAGTAATTTTCTTCTTCACATTCTTGCGTCAGTGTAAATGATTCATTCGAGTTTGTAAACGTCATGATATTGTCTGGTAAGATTTGAGTTTTCCAATCAAAATTCCAATCGTCAGCCGTTATTCCTGGTTCATCAAAAGTAACATTGGTATGCAATTCGTCTTCAATGAAGTATACAATCCAAGTTCCTTCATGCAGTTCTCCGTTGTTGTAAAATTTGAAAGTTCCATCGTCAGCGACATCAAATACTGCATTTTCATACGCATCTACCGTTTGATCGTCGTGACTTACAATCCAAACACATTCTTGTAATAGTTGGCGACAATTCCCTGCAATTTGATCTTGTTGCAAAGCAATACAATCATCAATAGCGATTTTGAGTTCGTCTTTGTTTTGAATTAGAAATTCTTCTCCACTAGCTAGCGTACTTTGTATTGGAAAGCTGATTCCGATGCTGTTTCCCGCTGGAATATTTTCTAGTAATACACTAAATTGCGGATCGCTTGATACGACATGTTGATTTACTACCATGAGACTACTGTCAAATTCTAACATTGTAAATGAATACAAAAATTTGATACAGGTAATTTCGTCTTCATCGTCTGTTTTCGCCACACGCTCAATTAAACCGAATAATTCAGATTCTTGTTCAATTAGGTTTACAAGGTCTACAGTTCCAATTTCTTCATTATCATCTAAATCAGAACATGAAAATGATAAAAATCCTATAAGTGCGAGTAGTGTAGTTTTTAAAAGTTGTTTTTTCATAATATGGTTTTGTTAACGGTTCTATATATATAGACGCGTGCAATTTTGAAAAGGTTCCCGAGAAAGCATAAAAAAGCCTATCTTTTTGTGATAGGCTTTTATAGAGTATGTATTTTATGTATTACTCTATTGTTTTCATTTCCATAGAATCGACTCTGTAATCATCATCAAAACCAATTACATGTTTGTAAACAAAGTATATTGGTAAGTAACTAAATGAAGCTGTAAAAAACACTCCTACTACACATAGTATTCCTCCAACAAGCGATGCCAAAAACCCTGAGACGATCATTAGTGCAAATGTAATTCCCCACTTTTTAGTTCCTATTTTAAAACCAACGCTGATAATATCGCTTGCGCTTAATTCTGGATTGAACGTAAATATTAGTGTAAAGAAGGCAATTGGAATCATTACAAAATATACAGGGAAAAAACATAATAACATTGCAACAATAGAGATTCCGATAGAAGCCATTACTAAAAGTGCCATTTTTCTAAAATATTTTCTTTTCAAATAATAAAAGTAATCATCAGAACCTACTTCATTGAAATCTTTAATTTTACAAATTCTATAAAAACCAGCGGATAATGCCATTGTAAACACTCCTGCTCCAACGATTGCTAAAAGCATCAACCCAAAGATTAATACTAACATTGGTAACGCCATAACTGGTGCCGCTGATTCGCCCATATAACTTGTTGTAAAAGCAAAAGAGCCTATGATTAATAGGATTGGTACTTGAAAAAGGATTATTAATAAAATTCCTAAAACTCCTTCCAATAAGATTTTTATAAAGCCTTGTAGCCAAACTTTCTTGAAAAGTTCAATAGATTCACTAAAGATATCTCCGAAGGATAAATATTTTGCATTTTCAATTTTTTCAATTAATAAATTCTTATTCATGAGTATTTTGGTTAGTTAGTTGAATAACAAAAATAGAAGAATTATTGTAAGTCTTGTAAATTGATTGCAAAAGTTCATCAACTTTTTAGTATAGCATGATTATTTATAAAAAACCACCTTTAAGAATTTCCAAGGATATTTTAAATTAAAAACTTAATTTTCTACTTCTTATTTTCGTTTTCTTTGCTCGCACAAAGAATACTGAATCAAGTTCAGCACAGGCTTCAACAAAAGAAAGTGCGTTTTTCCAGAGGTGTTTTTAGTTTTTTCTCTGAAAAACTAAAACCGCATTCATTTTTCTAAATTTTCTCCAAGGCTTCGAAAATTCTTAACGAAAAATGTCTACTACACTTCGGAAAAAGAATTCGTTACATAATTTTACTGAATTGTAAACTCGCTCAGAAGTTCAATTCCTGTATCTGTGTAGTTGTATTGTGTGAGTGTGTTGGCTCCAATCATTAGTAATTTGTCTCCTAAAGGAATTACATCGTATGCGTTAATGTTTGCATAGTTTTGTAGTAATTGCAAGCTTGATACATCTAATTTGTTGTATACTTTTAAGCCAGAAGCGCCATCGCAAATAAACAATCTATTTCCTTTGATTCCTAAACCATAAGGTTCGTCCATAAAATAGGTTTGTTCTAATTGTGGATTGTAAATGTCTGAAATGTTTATAATTTCCAATCTACTTTCTAGCATTTGCGTTTCGCCGTCCATACAACTTGCGCCAGCACGAAGCGTTACATATGCGTAGTTTCCGTCTACAACGACAGGATCACAAAATTTTAAATGATCAAAATCTGAAATGTATTGTGGCGAACTTGGTTGTGAAATGTCGTAAATAAACATTCCCGATCTAGTTCCGATAAATAATTTGTTATCAGTATGAAAAATAGTTTCTGCTTCCCAAGTAACATACGTTTCATTAACCTTTACAGGCGACGTTAAGTTTTGAATATCAAATACATTTATTTTACTAGCATCAATCGCATATAAATAATCATCAACAATTTTAAATCGCGCTAACGATCCGCCACTTCCAGTAGCAACATCGCCGCCTGAAGAACTTACATTAATGGATTCGTAATCATAATTTATAATTTCTCTGCGTTCTACGACAACATTCCAACCAACAATAATATCGGTAGCATAATCATAGCCTTCCCATTCAAACAATTGAGCGTTTTCAGGATATTCAACATTGTAGTTTTCAATGACATCTTCCACGCGTCCAATTTGCTGAATGTTATTTATATCGGCAATATTAAAAACCACTAAGTCCATTCCGCTATCAGCGTATAAATAATTATTTTTTATAGAAATATCTCTGTTTAATGGAATTTTAAGAAAGTTGATCTTTATTGGTTGCAAAGGATTTCTATTATCAATTACATGCACACCTTTATCTTTATCATTTACAAAAATATACTGCTCATACGCATATATTTTTCCAGATTCTACAATATTTTGTGAAGGTAAAACTGCTACGGAAGATCGTAATTCTGCAACACTCAACGTTATTGGTGTTGCTACATTGTAATACTCATATTGCTGATCGTCAGAGGAACACGATATAAAAAGACATCCGACTAAAAATAAAAATACATAGGTAAGTTTCATGATTCTGGTTGTTTTTGATTGATCTACTTTGTAGATACAAATTTACTAAAATGGTTGCGTTATTTGGAAACTTTTTTATTTAACATGTCATTATGTCACTTGTTTTGAAATAATCCTATCTTTGCATCTTAAATATTGACCAAAAATTTACGCAGAAGATTACACAATGATAGAAAAGATTATAGACGAAGACAAACAAGGAGCATCTATTGTTTTAGCTGAAAATCCAAAGAATACCCGAAAGCTATACATTGAAAGTTATGGTTGTCAAATGAATTTTGCCGATAGCGAAGTAGTTGCTTCTATTTTGGCGAAAGAAGGATTTAATACCACAAATCGTTTGGAAGAAGCTGATTTGGTGTTAGTAAATACGTGTTCTATTAGAGATAAAGCAGAACAAACCGTTCGGAAACGTCTGGAAAAATACAATGCCGTTAAACGAATAAATCCGAAAATGAAAGTTGGCGTTTTGGGTTGTATGGCAGAACGCTTAAAGAGTAAATTTTTAGAAGAAGAAAAAATTGTAGATATGGTCGTTGGACCAGATGCATATAAAGATTTACCAAATTTACTCCAAGAAATTGACGCAGGACGAGACGCCATTAATGTAGTATTATCTAAAGATGAAACGTACGGTGATATTTCGCCAGTTCGCTTAAACAGCAATGGAATTAACGCCTTAGTTTCTATTACCAGAGGTTGCGATAATATGTGTACATTTTGTGTAGTTCCGTTTACACGTGGACGCGAACGTAGTCGTGATCCGCAATCAATTTTAGAGGAAATTGAAGAATTATCAGCTAAAAACTTTAAAGAAATTACGCTTTTAGGTCAAAATGTAGATAGTTATTTATGGTACGGCGGCGGCTTGAAGAAAGATTTTGTAAAAGCTTCTGAAATGCAAAAAGCAACTGCGGTAGATTTTTCTAAATTGTTGGATTTGGTTGCGATCAAATTTCCAAAATTAAGAATCCGTTTTTCTACATCGAATCCGCAAGATATGCACGAAGATGTGTTTCATATTATGGCAAAACATAGAAACATTTGCAAACATATTCACTTGCCAGTACAAAGCGGAAGTGATCGTATTTTAAAAGAAATGAATCGTTTGCATACGCGCGAAGAATATTTTACGTTGATAGATAAAATTCGTCAAATATTACCAGGTTGTGGAATTTCGCAAGATTTAATTGCTGGTTTTCCAACAGAAACAGAACAAGATCATCAAGATACACTTTCATTGATGGACTATGTAAAATATGATTTCGGATATATGTTTACCTATTCAGAACGTCCAGGAACGATGGCGGAACGAAAAATGGAAGATGATATTCCAGAAGCAACAAAAAAGCGAAGACTTGCAGAAATTATTGAACTGCAACGCTCGCATAGCGCTTATAGAACCAAATTACATCTACACACGATACAAGAAGTTTTGATTGAAGGAACTTCAAAAAAATCGGACGGACATTGGATGGGAAGAAGTTCTCGAAATACGGTGGTGGTTTTTCCTAAAGAAAACTATCAACCAGGTGATTTTGTAAATGTAAAAATACACGATTGTACATCAGCAACCTTAATTGGTGAGCCAGTTGCACTTTCAGAAAATAACTAATATTATTTGTTTTCATCAACAATCAAAATAAAAACAGAACCAATGAAAAAAACTTTTTTAATCACTTCGGTACTTTTAGCATTTCTTTGCTTTTCATGTGACGACGAACCTTTAGATGCTGATATAGCAATTGATATTCCGACTCAAGGCACACCAAC from Kordia antarctica encodes the following:
- a CDS encoding RNA polymerase sigma factor, which translates into the protein MENTHAGTHNIKGLVKGDELAQKAVYEALAPKMLAACQNFISDKTVAEEAMNNGFVKVFFNIKKYKSEGSFEGWVRKIMVRESLSFLRKKKFRIASQSEEILQKQKTYQKPMEETSEIQRLIEQLPMEFKLVFNLYAIEGYTHKEIAALLKIPEATSKTRLFRARTILKDQLQTTKQSNGRL
- a CDS encoding LVIVD repeat-containing protein → MKLTYVFLFLVGCLFISCSSDDQQYEYYNVATPITLSVAELRSSVAVLPSQNIVESGKIYAYEQYIFVNDKDKGVHVIDNRNPLQPIKINFLKIPLNRDISIKNNYLYADSGMDLVVFNIADINNIQQIGRVEDVIENYNVEYPENAQLFEWEGYDYATDIIVGWNVVVERREIINYDYESINVSSSGGDVATGSGGSLARFKIVDDYLYAIDASKINVFDIQNLTSPVKVNETYVTWEAETIFHTDNKLFIGTRSGMFIYDISQPSSPQYISDFDHLKFCDPVVVDGNYAYVTLRAGASCMDGETQMLESRLEIINISDIYNPQLEQTYFMDEPYGLGIKGNRLFICDGASGLKVYNKLDVSSLQLLQNYANINAYDVIPLGDKLLMIGANTLTQYNYTDTGIELLSEFTIQ
- the miaB gene encoding tRNA (N6-isopentenyl adenosine(37)-C2)-methylthiotransferase MiaB, with protein sequence MEKIIDEDKQGASIVLAENPKNTRKLYIESYGCQMNFADSEVVASILAKEGFNTTNRLEEADLVLVNTCSIRDKAEQTVRKRLEKYNAVKRINPKMKVGVLGCMAERLKSKFLEEEKIVDMVVGPDAYKDLPNLLQEIDAGRDAINVVLSKDETYGDISPVRLNSNGINALVSITRGCDNMCTFCVVPFTRGRERSRDPQSILEEIEELSAKNFKEITLLGQNVDSYLWYGGGLKKDFVKASEMQKATAVDFSKLLDLVAIKFPKLRIRFSTSNPQDMHEDVFHIMAKHRNICKHIHLPVQSGSDRILKEMNRLHTREEYFTLIDKIRQILPGCGISQDLIAGFPTETEQDHQDTLSLMDYVKYDFGYMFTYSERPGTMAERKMEDDIPEATKKRRLAEIIELQRSHSAYRTKLHLHTIQEVLIEGTSKKSDGHWMGRSSRNTVVVFPKENYQPGDFVNVKIHDCTSATLIGEPVALSENN